A stretch of the Lytechinus variegatus isolate NC3 chromosome 5, Lvar_3.0, whole genome shotgun sequence genome encodes the following:
- the LOC121414789 gene encoding uncharacterized protein LOC121414789, producing the protein MTSTSRNCECGEGVTVPAAIQSILPEGYTYHACHVDNFSQGDEVHFAATIRLDLRSKQDFGKWLDSFQEASSTTWRVKRTFPSVGMKIVFKKAYRCHHNTRPAKESTNAGRRVASKNTNCPADMVVSIKKSVYEGRTVSRYFLMAI; encoded by the exons ATGACGTCTACATCGAGAAACTGTGAATGTGGTGAAGGGGTAACAGTTCCTGCAGCCATTCAG AGTATTTTACCTGAGGGCTATACTTACCATGCGTGCCACGTAGATAACTTCTCCCAGGGTGATGAAGTGCATTTTGCTGCAACCATTCGCCTTGATCTGCGTTCAAAACAAGATTTTGGCAAGTGGCTGGACAGTTTCCAAGAGGCTTCATCAACCACTTGGCGAGTGAAGCGAACATTTCCTTCAGTTGGAATGAAAATCGTTTTTAAG AAAGCATACAGGTGCCATCACAACACAAGACCAGCAAAGGAGTCTACCAATGCAGGTCGTCGTGTGGCCTCTAAGAACACCAACTGCCCAGCTGACATGGTTGTCTCCATTAAGAAATCAGTGTACGAAGGGCGCACCGTCAGCAGGTACTTTTTAATGGCCATTTGA